A single region of the Vicia villosa cultivar HV-30 ecotype Madison, WI linkage group LG4, Vvil1.0, whole genome shotgun sequence genome encodes:
- the LOC131595192 gene encoding uncharacterized protein LOC131595192 produces MAATSGIAEEETQVSSSDEIDPRLDVYVWDMDETFILLNSLLKSSYAEAWEDVGKSLSASVMIISSMTKLRITISRFLMLCPNMMMGRTYLIMDWFVDVLNVGGAGLKC; encoded by the exons ATGGCTGCTACATCTGGGATAGCTGAAGAGGAAACACAAGTGTCTTCTAGTGACGAGATCGATCCAAGGCTGGATGTCTATGTGTGGGACATGGATGAGACCTTTATACTACTCAATTCCTTGCTGAAATCATCCTATGCCGAGGCTTGGGAGGATGTGGGAAAATCTCTTTCTGCAAGTGTGATGATAATTTCTTCTATGACCAA ATTGAGAATTACAATAAGCCGATTCTTGATGTTATGTCCAAATATGATGATGGGAAGGACCTATCTGATTATGGACTGGTTTG TTGATGTGCTGAATGTTGGAGGCGCTGGGTTGAAGTGTTGA